In Synechococcus sp. UW69, the following are encoded in one genomic region:
- the fabI gene encoding enoyl-ACP reductase FabI — protein sequence MLLDLTGKKILVTGIANNRSIAWGIAQQLKAAGAELGITYLPDEKGRFETKVRELTAPLEPSLFLPLNVQDADQMAEVFGEIKEKWGVLDGLVHCLAFAGKEELIGDYSATTAEGFARSLDISAYSLAPLCAHAKPLFSEKAGVITLSYLGAERAIPNYNVMGVAKAALEASVRYLAAELGPEKQVRVNAISAGPIRTLASSAIGGILEMIHNVEEKAPLRRTVTQMEVGGTAAFLLSDLASGISGQTIYVDAGYCVTGM from the coding sequence ATGCTGCTTGATCTCACCGGCAAGAAGATTCTCGTTACCGGCATCGCCAATAACCGTTCCATCGCCTGGGGCATTGCTCAGCAGTTGAAGGCGGCCGGCGCTGAGCTGGGCATCACTTATCTGCCGGATGAAAAGGGCCGCTTTGAGACCAAGGTGCGCGAACTCACCGCACCCCTCGAGCCCAGCCTGTTTTTGCCCCTGAACGTGCAGGACGCCGACCAGATGGCCGAGGTCTTCGGGGAGATCAAGGAAAAATGGGGTGTTCTCGACGGCCTGGTGCATTGCCTGGCTTTTGCAGGCAAGGAAGAGCTGATCGGCGACTACAGCGCCACCACCGCTGAAGGCTTTGCTCGTTCCCTCGATATCAGCGCCTATTCCCTGGCTCCTCTCTGTGCTCATGCCAAGCCGCTGTTCAGCGAGAAGGCCGGCGTGATCACCCTGTCGTATCTCGGCGCTGAGCGGGCTATCCCGAACTACAACGTCATGGGTGTGGCGAAGGCCGCGCTGGAAGCGTCTGTTCGCTACCTCGCCGCTGAGCTGGGTCCCGAGAAGCAGGTGCGCGTGAATGCCATTAGTGCTGGCCCGATCCGCACCCTGGCCAGCTCCGCCATTGGCGGCATCCTCGAGATGATCCACAACGTGGAGGAGAAGGCTCCCTTGCGTCGCACGGTCACCCAGATGGAAGTGGGCGGCACCGCAGCCTTCCTGCTCAGCGATCTGGCCAGCGGCATTTCCGGTCAGACCATTTATGTGGATGCGGGCTACTGCGTCACGGGGATGTAA
- the hisB gene encoding imidazoleglycerol-phosphate dehydratase HisB, producing the protein MSRQGDIHRVTGETDVKVRLDLDGSGQCQANTGVAFLDHMLHQISSHGLIDLEINAVGDTHIDDHHTNEDVGIAVGQALAQALGDRRGIHRFGHFVAPLDEALVQVALDCSGRPHLSYSLMIPSQKIGSYDSELVKEFFVAVVNNSGLTLHIRQLDGVNSHHIVEACFKAFARALRMATEVDPRRAGAIPSSKGVLEQAGAN; encoded by the coding sequence ATGTCACGCCAGGGAGACATTCATCGGGTCACCGGTGAAACCGATGTGAAGGTGCGTCTGGATCTGGATGGCTCCGGCCAGTGCCAGGCCAATACCGGAGTGGCATTCCTCGATCACATGCTTCACCAGATCAGCAGCCACGGACTGATCGACCTGGAGATCAATGCGGTGGGAGACACCCATATCGACGATCACCACACCAATGAGGACGTGGGGATTGCCGTGGGGCAAGCTTTGGCTCAGGCCCTGGGAGACCGCCGTGGTATCCATCGCTTCGGGCACTTTGTGGCACCCCTGGATGAGGCCCTGGTGCAGGTGGCACTGGATTGTTCCGGTCGCCCGCATCTCAGCTACAGCCTGATGATTCCCAGCCAGAAGATCGGCAGCTACGACTCCGAGCTGGTCAAGGAGTTCTTCGTGGCGGTGGTCAACAACAGTGGCCTCACCCTGCACATCCGTCAGCTGGATGGTGTCAATTCACACCACATCGTGGAAGCCTGTTTCAAGGCCTTTGCCCGGGCACTGCGCATGGCCACCGAGGTGGATCCACGCCGGGCCGGTGCCATCCCCAGCAGCAAAGGGGTTCTGGAGCAGGCCGGCGCCAACTGA
- a CDS encoding carotenoid oxygenase family protein — protein sequence MTVAPARSYDRSDWSSAFVNVEEELTDVALTPVRGRVPAELQGTFYRNGPGRLERDGHRVHHPFDGDGMIAAMRFENGSVQLSNRYVRTEGWLAEEKAGKVLYRGVFGSQKPGGRLANAFDLRLKNIANTNVVRLGDQLLALWEAAEPHALDPRSLETRGLSRLDGVLKKGEAFSAHPRFDPGHNGRPCMVTFGVKTGPRSTIRLMEFATDGPQAGALLHDRSDSFPGFAFLHDFAITPNWAVFLQNAIAFNPLPFVTGEKGAAQCLASQPGGKGRFWLIPRDSGRFAGQKPRILEAPDGFVFHHLNAFEDGDHLVVESIVYDDFPSIGPDDDFAQVDFDTVPEGMLHRCRLDLSRESVQTERISERTCEFAMVNPERQGLSARYAWMAVAERETGNDPLQAIQKLDLDSGATHTWSAAPRGFVSEPLMVRRPGAESEDDGWVLDLVWNGARAASDLVILNARDLAEVAVLELPLAVPHGLHGSWAPAS from the coding sequence GTGACAGTCGCCCCCGCCCGCAGCTACGACCGCAGCGACTGGTCCAGCGCCTTCGTCAATGTTGAGGAGGAGCTCACCGATGTGGCCTTAACGCCGGTGCGTGGAAGGGTTCCGGCGGAGCTTCAGGGCACCTTCTACCGCAATGGCCCCGGGCGTCTGGAGCGCGATGGACACCGCGTCCATCACCCCTTCGATGGCGACGGAATGATTGCGGCGATGCGGTTTGAGAACGGCAGCGTCCAGCTCAGCAACCGTTATGTCCGCACCGAGGGCTGGCTGGCGGAGGAGAAGGCTGGCAAGGTGCTTTACCGGGGGGTCTTCGGTAGCCAGAAGCCCGGTGGTCGTTTGGCCAATGCGTTTGATCTGCGCCTGAAGAACATCGCCAACACCAACGTGGTGCGCCTCGGCGATCAGCTGCTCGCTCTATGGGAGGCTGCCGAGCCCCATGCGCTGGATCCCCGCAGCCTGGAGACTCGCGGTCTTTCGCGGCTCGATGGTGTGCTGAAAAAGGGTGAAGCCTTCAGTGCTCACCCCCGCTTCGATCCCGGCCATAACGGCCGTCCCTGCATGGTCACTTTTGGGGTGAAGACCGGCCCTCGCAGCACCATTCGCTTGATGGAGTTCGCCACCGATGGCCCCCAGGCCGGGGCGTTACTGCACGACCGCTCCGACAGCTTTCCCGGTTTCGCCTTCCTCCACGATTTCGCCATCACCCCCAACTGGGCGGTGTTCCTGCAGAACGCCATCGCCTTCAATCCCCTTCCTTTCGTAACCGGCGAAAAGGGTGCGGCTCAGTGCCTGGCGTCCCAACCCGGTGGGAAAGGGCGTTTCTGGCTGATACCGCGAGACTCCGGTCGTTTTGCCGGTCAGAAGCCGCGCATCCTCGAAGCCCCCGACGGCTTCGTCTTCCATCATCTGAATGCGTTTGAAGACGGTGATCATCTCGTGGTGGAGAGCATCGTCTACGACGATTTCCCGTCCATCGGTCCCGATGACGACTTCGCTCAGGTGGATTTCGACACGGTGCCGGAAGGAATGCTGCACCGTTGTCGCCTGGATCTCAGCAGGGAATCCGTGCAGACCGAGCGGATTAGTGAGCGCACCTGCGAGTTCGCCATGGTCAATCCCGAGCGTCAGGGTCTCAGCGCTCGCTACGCCTGGATGGCTGTTGCGGAGCGTGAGACGGGCAATGATCCGCTGCAGGCGATCCAGAAGCTTGACCTCGATTCCGGTGCCACCCACACCTGGAGTGCGGCGCCCCGTGGCTTCGTGAGTGAGCCGCTGATGGTGCGCCGACCCGGTGCGGAGTCCGAGGACGATGGCTGGGTTCTGGATTTGGTCTGGAACGGAGCCCGTGCCGCATCTGATCTGGTCATCCTCAATGCCCGCGATCTCGCGGAAGTTGCGGTGCTGGAGCTGCCGTTGGCGGTGCCCCATGGCTTGCACGGCAGCTGGGCCCCGGCAAGCTGA
- a CDS encoding SIMPL domain-containing protein: MSVATTGLLLLSPRVPVMAHAPSCAGTLLQLSVVEEGKTAVASFRFSLAVSGEGSTGQAALTQLNQRLARLRHLLKPFIQGRLIVPSPSTYPRSGSNGAKQSFVANTGVSGEVNRQMYNQLIQTVGGQPGVRMQGMKSIANDKAETALQQRLTAAALRRGMAEADHTAAAIGATRARLLRINRSNAMHGPRRVQLSEAMRAGFDPGEAPEPTATVRMELLYCLT, encoded by the coding sequence TTGTCTGTTGCAACCACGGGCTTGCTGCTGCTGTCTCCGCGGGTGCCTGTGATGGCCCATGCCCCGTCCTGTGCGGGGACGTTGTTGCAGTTGTCTGTTGTTGAAGAGGGCAAGACCGCGGTAGCCAGTTTTCGCTTCTCATTGGCTGTGTCCGGTGAAGGATCCACGGGGCAGGCTGCGTTGACTCAGCTGAATCAACGCTTGGCCCGGTTGCGTCACTTGCTGAAACCGTTCATTCAGGGACGCCTGATCGTTCCATCTCCGTCCACCTATCCACGTTCTGGAAGCAATGGGGCCAAACAATCCTTTGTTGCCAACACCGGTGTCTCCGGTGAGGTGAATCGGCAGATGTACAACCAGCTCATCCAGACAGTGGGCGGACAGCCCGGCGTGCGGATGCAGGGGATGAAGTCCATCGCCAATGACAAGGCCGAGACAGCACTTCAGCAACGGTTGACGGCTGCGGCACTGCGGCGTGGCATGGCCGAAGCCGATCACACCGCGGCGGCGATCGGAGCCACCCGGGCGCGACTGCTCAGGATCAATCGCAGTAACGCGATGCATGGGCCCCGGCGGGTTCAGCTGTCAGAGGCCATGCGCGCTGGTTTCGATCCAGGTGAAGCCCCGGAACCAACGGCAACGGTGCGGATGGAGCTCCTCTACTGCCTCACATAG
- a CDS encoding BCCT family transporter produces MSDNPANQRSWWQQPPLWVGAIPLLIFLLVSAIDLALAKHFTETGKAVISDALGAVWQWMVVLLFLIALILAISPIGKLRLGGADAKPSFKFFDWCAVLICTLLAGGGVFWSAAEPLYHFQTPSPVFAGVEGSTAAAVDPALAVSFLHWGFLAWALVATTTTITFSILERRGEPLRPRTLLVNIVPRSWVDGPIGHLADGLSVVAAIAGTVGPLGFLSLQLSNAAGQLPWLTDSAGLQSLVVVLLTAVFATSTVSGIQKGIKWLSELNVWLTLAMAAGLLLLGPGFWLIQHFFSGFFTYLVHLPQMALAPNAAPSNWVNGWTVFYWGWFLGYAPLMGLFTAGVSRGRSIRELVLAVAILCPIVTNVWFTLLGGTGLHLELAGGGISEALAQNGAAAALLTILSQLPLAGVLIPIGLLLVVLFMCTSADSMSYAAAMVVSGRNEPPALLRLFWALMIGSLTLVLLRIGTGLGDSTSIDALQAFIVITAVPVTPLVLATLWSAPRLAWKEAKREGLS; encoded by the coding sequence ATGTCTGACAACCCCGCGAACCAGCGCTCCTGGTGGCAACAGCCCCCGCTCTGGGTCGGCGCCATCCCGCTGCTGATTTTTCTGTTGGTCTCGGCCATCGACCTGGCTCTGGCCAAGCATTTCACTGAAACTGGCAAAGCCGTGATCAGTGATGCCCTGGGGGCGGTCTGGCAATGGATGGTGGTGCTGCTGTTCCTGATCGCGCTGATCCTTGCCATCAGCCCTATCGGCAAACTCCGGCTTGGCGGAGCGGATGCCAAGCCGAGCTTCAAATTCTTCGATTGGTGTGCGGTGCTGATCTGCACCCTGCTGGCAGGAGGGGGTGTGTTCTGGTCCGCTGCCGAACCGCTGTATCACTTCCAGACCCCATCACCGGTGTTTGCAGGGGTCGAAGGCAGCACAGCAGCCGCGGTGGATCCCGCCCTGGCGGTGAGTTTTCTGCACTGGGGGTTCCTGGCCTGGGCTCTTGTGGCCACCACCACCACGATCACCTTCTCGATCCTGGAACGACGCGGTGAACCCCTGCGTCCCCGCACCCTGCTGGTGAACATCGTTCCGCGCAGCTGGGTGGATGGCCCGATCGGTCACCTAGCGGACGGCTTGTCTGTGGTGGCAGCGATCGCCGGCACCGTTGGTCCCCTGGGATTCCTATCTCTGCAGCTCAGCAACGCTGCAGGGCAATTGCCCTGGCTCACCGACAGTGCAGGCTTGCAATCCCTGGTGGTGGTGCTTCTGACGGCCGTCTTTGCGACATCCACCGTCAGCGGCATTCAAAAGGGCATCAAGTGGCTGTCGGAGCTCAACGTTTGGCTCACTCTGGCCATGGCAGCAGGCCTTCTGCTCTTAGGCCCTGGCTTCTGGCTGATCCAGCACTTTTTCAGCGGCTTTTTCACTTATCTGGTCCATCTGCCGCAGATGGCTCTTGCACCCAACGCAGCGCCTTCGAACTGGGTGAACGGCTGGACTGTCTTCTACTGGGGTTGGTTCCTTGGCTATGCGCCGCTGATGGGGCTGTTCACCGCCGGCGTCAGCCGCGGCCGCAGCATCCGTGAGCTGGTACTGGCCGTGGCGATCCTCTGCCCGATCGTGACCAACGTCTGGTTCACCCTGCTTGGGGGCACCGGATTGCATCTCGAGTTGGCCGGGGGTGGCATCAGTGAAGCCCTGGCCCAGAACGGTGCCGCCGCAGCACTGCTGACCATCCTCAGCCAGTTGCCCCTTGCCGGAGTGCTGATCCCCATCGGCCTATTGCTGGTGGTGCTGTTCATGTGCACCAGCGCCGACTCGATGAGTTACGCCGCAGCCATGGTGGTGAGCGGCCGCAATGAGCCGCCAGCTCTTCTGCGGCTGTTCTGGGCCTTGATGATTGGCAGCCTCACCTTGGTTTTGCTGCGCATTGGCACAGGCCTAGGGGACAGCACCTCCATCGATGCCTTGCAGGCCTTCATCGTGATAACCGCTGTACCTGTCACCCCATTGGTGCTGGCCACCCTATGGAGCGCGCCACGGCTGGCTTGGAAAGAGGCCAAGCGCGAAGGCCTTAGCTGA
- the rdgB gene encoding RdgB/HAM1 family non-canonical purine NTP pyrophosphatase: protein MKALVIASGNAGKIREFQGLLQALPVSVRPQPEGLEVEETGSTFAANARLKAQAVAATTGEWALADDSGLSVDALDGAPGVHSARYAPTDPERIARLLKALNGSEQRQAHFCAALCIAAPDGSVLLEVEGRCDGLITASPRGEQGFGYDPIFEVAGTGRTFAEMPLAEKKQHGHRGRAFSLLEPQLRHLLQAT, encoded by the coding sequence ATGAAGGCACTGGTCATCGCCAGCGGCAACGCCGGAAAGATTCGTGAATTCCAGGGTCTGCTGCAGGCCCTCCCCGTCAGCGTGCGGCCCCAGCCTGAGGGTTTGGAGGTGGAGGAGACAGGCAGCACGTTTGCCGCCAATGCCCGCCTCAAAGCCCAAGCGGTTGCAGCCACTACAGGGGAATGGGCGTTGGCCGACGATTCAGGCCTAAGCGTGGACGCCCTGGATGGCGCCCCGGGTGTTCACTCCGCCCGCTACGCCCCCACCGATCCGGAACGCATCGCGCGACTATTGAAGGCGCTGAACGGCTCAGAGCAACGCCAAGCCCATTTCTGCGCTGCGCTCTGCATCGCAGCCCCCGATGGATCCGTTCTGCTTGAGGTGGAAGGCCGTTGCGACGGTTTGATCACGGCGTCACCTCGGGGGGAGCAAGGCTTTGGCTACGACCCGATCTTCGAAGTCGCTGGAACGGGCCGCACCTTTGCCGAGATGCCCCTGGCTGAGAAAAAACAGCATGGCCATCGCGGCAGAGCCTTCAGCCTCCTGGAACCCCAACTGCGTCATTTGCTCCAAGCAACGTGA
- a CDS encoding FAD-binding domain-containing protein, producing the protein MPSAASPPINGDLPRQFASRDALNALLAQEFPEAEGTLSPIQGGREAADDKLRRIDARRYAKSRNHLKGAVTRLSPYIRHGVLDLAEVRDAVFARIRNRDEGGKLINELGWRDFWQRMWLDLGDDIHNDQEPFKTGHDAGSYTRELPADVREGTTGLACMDRFRDQLVSTGWLHNHARMWMAAWLVHWRRVHWKAGADWFLEHLLDGDPASNHLSWQWVASTFSHKPYFFNRGNLERYSDGHYCDNCSSANNCPFDGSYEQLENQLFSPMPAIRNSGNDRNHQRNRQRRSSGGTSAALARPKR; encoded by the coding sequence GTGCCCAGCGCTGCGTCACCCCCGATCAACGGCGACCTGCCGCGGCAATTCGCCTCACGCGATGCCCTAAATGCCCTGTTGGCGCAGGAGTTTCCAGAGGCGGAAGGGACTCTCAGCCCGATCCAAGGTGGTCGTGAGGCAGCCGATGACAAGCTGCGGCGCATTGACGCAAGGCGCTACGCCAAAAGCCGCAACCATCTCAAGGGCGCGGTCACCAGACTGTCGCCCTACATCCGCCATGGCGTTTTGGACCTGGCCGAGGTGCGCGATGCCGTGTTTGCACGAATCCGCAACCGCGATGAGGGCGGAAAGCTGATCAACGAACTCGGCTGGCGCGACTTCTGGCAACGGATGTGGCTCGATCTAGGCGACGACATCCACAACGATCAGGAACCGTTCAAAACGGGCCATGACGCCGGTTCCTATACCCGGGAATTGCCGGCCGATGTGCGCGAAGGGACCACGGGGCTCGCCTGCATGGATCGTTTTCGCGATCAACTGGTGAGCACCGGCTGGCTGCATAACCACGCCCGCATGTGGATGGCCGCCTGGCTCGTGCACTGGCGACGGGTGCACTGGAAGGCCGGGGCCGACTGGTTCCTGGAGCACCTGCTGGATGGCGACCCAGCCAGCAACCATCTGAGCTGGCAGTGGGTGGCCAGCACCTTCAGCCATAAGCCCTACTTTTTCAACCGCGGCAACCTGGAGCGGTATAGCGACGGGCACTACTGCGACAACTGCTCCAGTGCCAACAACTGCCCATTCGACGGCAGCTACGAGCAACTGGAGAACCAGTTGTTCTCCCCGATGCCTGCGATTCGGAACAGCGGCAACGACCGCAACCACCAACGCAACCGCCAACGCCGGAGCAGCGGAGGCACCAGTGCCGCCCTGGCCCGTCCCAAGCGATAA
- a CDS encoding Glu/Leu/Phe/Val dehydrogenase dimerization domain-containing protein, producing MSSSKKASPTVSVLAEHVSDHLSVFVVAEDTDAKRPANGGLRLLNYPSDEACIADGQRLAGLMTHKHDLYGTGFAGGKIVARAAEPDAVKDELISVTAELLESLDGAMITGCDLNTSLEDMERLTALTPHVLAAVGSPVDASAATAHGTLGAVEAVLEKDLKDAIPGRALVHGCGAVGGTVARHLVNHGWTVFTVDLDRERASFPGATPLPESCAWWELDLDLVLPCSISGLINAEMATALKTPAVVPAANAPFQQPQLADDLRRRGVRVLPDPLVNAGAVIADSIERFSPDAWKDAGATDVYAFVRDEVRRRASDYLNQREQGLSVGDALEEVAATPSTDPIGLSFGDSE from the coding sequence ATGAGCAGCAGCAAGAAAGCATCGCCGACCGTGTCGGTGCTGGCGGAACACGTCTCCGACCACCTCTCGGTGTTCGTGGTGGCGGAAGACACTGATGCCAAGCGCCCCGCCAACGGGGGCCTGCGCCTGCTGAATTACCCGAGCGATGAGGCCTGCATCGCTGACGGACAGCGGCTGGCGGGGTTGATGACCCACAAGCACGATCTCTACGGCACCGGTTTTGCTGGAGGCAAGATCGTCGCCCGGGCAGCGGAGCCCGATGCGGTCAAGGATGAATTGATCAGCGTCACCGCCGAGCTGCTGGAGTCGCTCGATGGCGCCATGATCACTGGCTGCGATCTCAACACCAGCCTGGAGGACATGGAGCGTCTGACGGCGCTCACACCGCATGTGCTGGCGGCGGTCGGCAGCCCAGTAGACGCCAGTGCCGCCACCGCCCATGGCACCCTCGGCGCCGTGGAGGCAGTGCTGGAGAAGGACCTCAAAGACGCCATTCCCGGCCGGGCCCTCGTGCACGGCTGCGGTGCCGTCGGCGGAACGGTGGCCCGTCATCTCGTTAATCACGGCTGGACGGTGTTCACCGTGGATCTGGATCGCGAGAGAGCCAGTTTTCCCGGCGCGACGCCTCTGCCTGAGAGCTGTGCCTGGTGGGAACTGGACCTCGACCTGGTGCTGCCCTGTTCCATCTCCGGGTTGATCAACGCCGAAATGGCAACGGCCTTGAAGACCCCCGCCGTGGTTCCTGCAGCCAATGCCCCTTTCCAGCAACCGCAGTTAGCAGACGACCTGCGTCGCCGCGGTGTGCGGGTACTGCCGGACCCTCTTGTGAATGCTGGCGCCGTGATCGCCGATTCGATCGAGCGGTTCTCCCCAGATGCCTGGAAGGACGCAGGCGCCACGGACGTCTATGCCTTCGTACGCGATGAGGTGCGCCGGCGGGCAAGCGACTATCTCAATCAGCGCGAACAGGGTTTGTCGGTTGGTGACGCCCTCGAGGAAGTGGCGGCGACACCCTCCACCGATCCCATCGGCCTGAGCTTTGGAGATAGCGAATGA
- a CDS encoding SAM-dependent methyltransferase produces the protein MAIAMTTGYSAQTEGALLCIEAASDWALTCVNQLAVADSHVLIDYGAADGGTAVGLWNQVLDRLHANQPNAHLTLIGNDLPSNDNLALAENLALQIPRDPKPTVLVSARSFYEPSVAPDSVSFGFSATAMHWLSASPGPLDSHTHVLASGDADALQRFTAQAMKDWNYILELRSRELKVGGRLLTVNLSRDEEGRYLGHNGGETRNVHDQLHQIWRGMAEEGLISAEQYKKGTVLNFYKSPEEFMAPLKDESSAAYRNGLRLVDERTVYVKCPYRRRWNDNGDTTAFAAGLMATIRSWSRHSFASAAGDAAADTVYERLQQRIAETPSEWSLDYVEHHQMMEKVA, from the coding sequence ATGGCCATCGCCATGACCACGGGTTACAGCGCGCAGACCGAAGGCGCTCTTCTGTGCATTGAAGCCGCCTCGGACTGGGCCTTGACTTGTGTGAATCAACTGGCTGTCGCAGACAGCCATGTTCTGATCGATTACGGAGCTGCCGATGGCGGCACTGCTGTAGGGCTCTGGAATCAGGTGCTGGATCGCCTGCATGCCAACCAGCCGAATGCTCATCTGACGCTGATCGGTAATGACTTACCGAGCAACGACAACCTCGCTCTGGCAGAAAACCTGGCCCTGCAGATTCCCCGGGATCCAAAGCCAACAGTGCTGGTGAGTGCCCGCAGCTTCTACGAGCCCTCCGTAGCCCCGGACAGCGTGAGCTTCGGCTTCTCCGCAACCGCCATGCACTGGCTGAGCGCTTCGCCCGGACCACTCGATAGCCACACCCATGTGCTGGCCTCCGGTGATGCCGACGCCCTTCAGCGTTTCACCGCCCAGGCGATGAAGGACTGGAACTACATCCTTGAACTGCGTAGTCGCGAGCTGAAGGTGGGCGGGCGACTGCTGACCGTGAACCTTTCACGCGATGAAGAAGGACGCTATCTCGGTCATAACGGCGGCGAAACCCGCAATGTGCACGACCAGTTGCACCAGATCTGGCGCGGCATGGCCGAGGAAGGCCTAATCAGCGCAGAGCAATACAAAAAAGGCACCGTTCTGAATTTTTACAAGTCCCCCGAGGAGTTCATGGCTCCGCTGAAGGACGAGAGCAGCGCCGCTTACCGCAACGGACTGCGCCTCGTGGACGAGCGGACGGTCTATGTGAAGTGCCCCTACAGACGCCGCTGGAACGACAACGGTGACACGACCGCTTTCGCCGCCGGCTTGATGGCGACGATCCGCAGCTGGAGCCGCCATAGCTTCGCCAGTGCTGCCGGGGACGCCGCTGCAGACACGGTGTACGAGCGTCTGCAACAGCGCATCGCCGAAACCCCCAGCGAATGGAGCCTCGACTATGTCGAACACCACCAGATGATGGAGAAGGTGGCCTAA
- a CDS encoding FAD-dependent oxidoreductase, producing MSTPSSMPSRAAVVIVGGGMAGLSCAASLARRGVRDVVLLEAKTLAHAKASSYGETRMFREMYSDPVLCRLAQEANRLWRDEETHAGEQLRETHGLLFYGESWDEETIEGSIPGARRVMDDQGIPYEALNAEQIAARFPLKPKAGFTGLFEPTAGAVRSDKVLSHWINTARNADHQLIEHCPVAGLDPDGGGVTLQSGEHIAASQLVVACGIWSQLLLAPLGLAPKLEVWPMLWAHYTVNPALADRYPQWFCFQQERGDDGGLYYGFPVLSQTADGRPRIKAGIDWAPRELRVAAPNAMVTEPPARLVELLDTFLFNELEGVQERVETVISPYSMASDVNFVLDRLTPKLSLFAGGSGQAFKFAPLIGDSLARLASGEQPAVDLSCWSHQRDAVRA from the coding sequence ATGAGCACGCCCTCCTCAATGCCCAGCCGCGCAGCGGTCGTGATCGTCGGCGGCGGCATGGCGGGCCTGAGCTGCGCTGCATCCCTTGCCCGCCGCGGCGTGCGCGATGTGGTGCTGCTGGAAGCCAAGACCCTGGCCCACGCCAAGGCCAGCAGCTACGGCGAAACCCGGATGTTCCGGGAGATGTATTCCGACCCGGTGCTCTGCCGTCTGGCCCAGGAGGCCAATCGCCTTTGGCGGGACGAGGAAACTCACGCCGGCGAGCAGCTGAGAGAGACCCACGGCCTGCTCTTTTACGGCGAAAGCTGGGATGAGGAAACGATCGAGGGATCGATCCCCGGGGCCCGCCGGGTCATGGACGATCAGGGAATCCCCTACGAGGCCCTCAATGCCGAACAGATCGCTGCCCGTTTCCCGCTGAAGCCGAAGGCCGGTTTCACTGGCCTGTTCGAACCCACCGCCGGTGCCGTACGCAGCGACAAAGTTCTCTCCCACTGGATCAATACCGCCCGTAACGCCGACCATCAGCTGATCGAGCACTGCCCCGTGGCCGGACTCGATCCCGATGGTGGAGGCGTCACCCTGCAGAGCGGCGAGCACATCGCCGCAAGCCAACTGGTGGTGGCCTGCGGGATCTGGAGCCAACTGTTGCTCGCCCCCCTCGGCTTGGCACCGAAACTGGAGGTGTGGCCGATGCTTTGGGCTCACTACACCGTCAACCCAGCACTCGCTGATCGCTACCCCCAGTGGTTCTGCTTCCAGCAAGAACGAGGCGACGATGGTGGCCTGTACTACGGCTTCCCCGTGTTGAGCCAAACGGCGGATGGCAGGCCCAGGATCAAGGCCGGCATCGACTGGGCCCCACGAGAACTGAGGGTCGCCGCACCCAACGCCATGGTCACCGAGCCACCAGCCCGACTGGTGGAGCTGCTCGACACCTTCCTCTTCAACGAATTGGAGGGAGTTCAGGAGCGAGTCGAGACCGTGATCAGCCCGTACTCCATGGCCAGCGATGTGAACTTCGTGCTGGATCGGCTCACCCCGAAGCTGAGTCTGTTTGCAGGGGGCTCCGGCCAGGCCTTCAAGTTCGCTCCTCTGATCGGTGATTCTCTGGCACGCCTCGCCAGTGGTGAACAACCTGCAGTGGATCTCTCCTGCTGGAGCCACCAACGCGACGCCGTCCGAGCCTGA